In Sodalis ligni, a single genomic region encodes these proteins:
- the fbaB gene encoding class I fructose-bisphosphate aldolase translates to MTDISSLLGKDAATLLEHRCTTIPAEHLCLPGSDYVDRVMMDNVRSPVVLRNMQTMFNTGRLAGTGYLSILPVDQGVEHSAGASFAANPLYFDPKNIVELALEAGCNCVASTYGVLAAVSRRYAHRIPFLVKINHNETLSYPTQYDQTLYASVVQAFDLGAVAVGATIYFGSEESRRQIEEVSAAFARAHELGLVTVLWAYLRNSAFKKDGVDYHTSADLTGQANHLAATLGADIVKQKMAENNGGYKAINFGYTDERVYSTLTSDNPIDLVRYQLANCYMGRAGLINSGGASAGATDMAESVRTAVINKRAGGMGMIMGRKAFKRSMKDGVALINAVQDVYLDKTITIA, encoded by the coding sequence ATGACCGATATTTCATCACTTTTGGGTAAAGACGCCGCAACGCTGCTGGAACACCGCTGTACCACTATCCCCGCCGAACATCTGTGCCTGCCGGGCAGCGATTATGTCGACAGGGTAATGATGGACAATGTCCGTTCGCCCGTGGTCCTGCGCAATATGCAAACGATGTTCAATACCGGCCGCCTGGCGGGTACCGGCTATCTCTCCATCCTGCCGGTGGATCAGGGAGTCGAACATTCCGCCGGTGCGTCGTTTGCCGCTAATCCGCTGTATTTTGATCCGAAGAACATCGTTGAACTGGCGTTGGAAGCCGGCTGTAACTGCGTCGCCTCAACCTACGGCGTGCTGGCGGCGGTCTCACGCCGTTATGCTCACCGTATCCCGTTTTTGGTCAAAATTAATCATAACGAAACCCTCAGCTATCCCACTCAATACGACCAAACCCTTTATGCCAGCGTCGTTCAGGCATTTGATTTGGGGGCGGTAGCGGTAGGCGCCACCATCTATTTTGGCTCGGAGGAGTCCCGCCGGCAGATAGAAGAAGTCTCCGCCGCGTTTGCCCGCGCTCATGAATTGGGCCTGGTTACAGTATTGTGGGCCTATTTGCGCAACTCAGCCTTTAAAAAAGACGGGGTGGATTATCATACCAGCGCCGATTTGACCGGTCAGGCCAATCATCTTGCCGCCACCCTTGGCGCCGATATCGTTAAGCAGAAGATGGCCGAGAACAACGGCGGGTATAAAGCCATCAACTTCGGTTATACCGATGAACGGGTTTATAGTACGCTGACATCGGATAATCCCATCGACCTGGTGCGTTATCAATTAGCTAACTGCTATATGGGCCGCGCCGGCCTGATTAACTCCGGCGGCGCGTCGGCAGGCGCGACCGATATGGCGGAATCCGTTCGGACGGCGGTCATCAATAAGCGGGCCGGCGGCATGGGTATGATTATGGGACGTAAAGCATTCAAACGGTCTATGAAAGATGGTGTGGCCCTGATTAATGCAGTGCAGGATGTTTATCTGGACAAAACCATTACCATTGCCTGA
- a CDS encoding DUF6429 family protein, whose product MDEAVLALLYLTLHDYDRAWKGHDWDAMDRLYERGFICNPANKTKSVVFTEEGLRESKRLFERYFVIADNKGE is encoded by the coding sequence ATGGATGAGGCCGTTCTGGCACTGCTCTATCTTACGCTCCATGACTATGACCGGGCCTGGAAGGGCCATGACTGGGATGCAATGGACCGCCTCTACGAGCGAGGTTTTATCTGCAATCCCGCCAATAAGACAAAATCCGTTGTGTTTACCGAAGAGGGCTTGCGTGAATCCAAGCGTCTTTTCGAACGCTATTTCGTGATTGCCGATAATAAAGGCGAATAA